The Rhododendron vialii isolate Sample 1 chromosome 6a, ASM3025357v1 genome includes a window with the following:
- the LOC131330595 gene encoding uncharacterized protein LOC131330595, which translates to MGVKLNTSRYRGFGLPSPVLFPAVHTLSLTRVCSVWGWSDLFSPSNLPLLRKLCLKDCRGTYDLNINFPGLEILELDGLRLKGLDISGTGLLELQVTRCLRPKGRAKILAPNLRRLYWEDNFNVKCGTQSFEDLNTGSVYFPSKPPNPATLQSAAAFISALCFARSLSVRSQVFKILSSMDSEDGLPFCFNNLTTLEIHTHLTKYGATGIICLLRRSPILHSINIRVDCSKLGNKSWDDDRYWPISELKYQVN; encoded by the exons ATGGGAGTCAAATTGAATACATCCAG GTACAGGGGTTTTGGACTTCCCAGTCCGGTTTTGTTTCCGGCAGTCCACACCTTGTCTCTGACTAGGGTATGTAGTGTCTGGGGTTGGTCGGATTTGTTTTCACCTAGTAATTTACCTCTCCTCAGGAAACTGTGCTTGAAAGATTGTAGAGGAACGTACGATCTCAATATCAACTTCCCAGGCCTGGAAATTTTGGAACTTGATGGATTGCGGCTGAAAGGTTTGGATATTTCTGGCACTGGGTTACTGGAGCTACAAGTGACGAGGTGCTTGCGGCCGAAAGGTCGGGCCAAGATTCTTGCCCCAAATCTGCGGAGGCTCTACTGGGAAGACAACTTTAATGTGAAATGTGGGACACAGAGCTTTGAAGACCTCAATACAGGATCCGTTTATTTTCCCTCTAAACCACCAAATCCAGCGACATTGCAAAGTGCAGCGGCTTTTATATCTGCATTGTGTTTTGCTCGATCTCTATCTGTCAGAAGCCAAGTTTTTAAG ATTTTGTCAAGCATGGATTCAGAAGATGGACTTCCTTTTTGTTTCAACAACCTCACTACATTGGAGATCCATACTCACTTGACCAAATATGGAGCCACAGGGATAATATGCTTGCTTAGAAGGTCTCCAATACTCCACAGCATCAACATAAGGGTAGATTGTTCCAAGCTCGGCAATAAG